From the Manihot esculenta cultivar AM560-2 chromosome 3, M.esculenta_v8, whole genome shotgun sequence genome, one window contains:
- the LOC110611605 gene encoding formin-like protein 5 isoform X4, with protein sequence MIKVQNPQLKQTLQDCMRKNKILFHVSGESGSNVQQTGCLDSVLPKPTGPKRNLLQSIAEAPASAPVPNDGSSLPTADLATSPVSTPLPRRSFLSRGRADTQVASESERNNIIILAVVMTAAGTLVFVALMFLCFLHFCRGSSGSSLNDEKPLLSLSLRDSSTGSSSKSFGLVNSIKDEKVDHQSFSMNSSHHRRDSSLDSIKSDALLVPPDEIAFSAESIGRSSNAVAPLPLPPGRVESMLPLKPPPGRVDSTPPLKPPPGRVESTLPLKLPPGRVDSTLPPPPGRAVPLPPEPPASLRSPSSKAASPPAPPPPGAPPPPRAGASDSMGPRPPGPPPSPPAAPGAKSGPPPPPLKGGPAPPRPPPPLPGGAKGPRPPPGLKRPPNAPPGERDGAEDGANTPKAKLKPFFWDKVLANPDSSMVWHQIKAGSFQFNEEMIETLFGYAPAERGRTDRKKESSSQDTPQYIQILDTKKAQNLSILLRALNVTIEEVRDALNEGNELPVELIQTLLKMAPTADEELKLRLYTGELSQLGSAERFLKVLVDIPFAYKRLESLLFMCTLQEDVAATKESLGTLEVACKELKSSRLFLKLLEAVLKTGNRMNDGTFRGRALAFKLDTLLKLSDVKGTDGKTTLLHFVVQEIIRTEGVRAARAARASRTFSNISVQTEDLIDDDVIPETEFDYCKMGLEVVSRLSSELENVKKAAVVDADNLTGTVAKLGYALLKNQDFLNKDLKSLEEESEFHEVLKGFVQNAEGDIMKLLEEEKRIMALVKSTGDYFHGNAGKDEGLRLFVIVRDFLVILDKVCKQVRDAQKNSEKLQKKESTTSDKSLKKESSTASCQSSAEKSLNKESSTASCQSSAEKSLNKESSTASCQSSAEKSLNKESTASCQSSAEKSLNKESSTASCQSSAEKSVNNESTASCQPSPEESLNKESSSTALCQSSAEKSLNKESSTASCQSSPEKSLNKESSTASCQSSPESSLNKESSTASCQSSPENSLNKESSTASCQSSPEKSLDKESSTASCQSSPEKSLDKESSTASCQSSQSSPEKSLNKESSTASCQSSPLQHVSPDIRSRLFPAIQERKIESSSSDDESE encoded by the exons ATGATTAAAGTCCAGAATCCCCAGTTAAAGCAAACTCTTCAAGATTGTATGAGAAAGAACAAAATTCTATTCCATGTTTCTGGAGAAAGTGGCTCTAATGTTCAGCAAACTGGGTGTCTTGATTCTGTATTGCCTAAACCCACTGGTCCAAAAAGGAACTTGCTCCAGAGCATTGCGGAGGCACCAGCCTCTGCCCCTGTCCCTAATGATGGATCGTCTTTGCCAACTGCTGATCTGGCAACTTCTCCAGTTTCTACTCCACTTCCACGAAGGTCATTTTTGTCTCGAGGGCGTGCAGATACACAAGTTGCTTCTGAGAGTGaaagaaataatataataattttggcAGTAGTTATGACTGCAGCAGGGACGTTGGTTTTTGTAGCATTGATGTTTCTTTGCTTTTTACACTTTTGTCGAGGAAGCTCTGGGAGTAGTCTAAATGATGAAAAACCTCTTCTTAGCCTGAGCTTAAGGGACTCCTCTACTG GTTCTTCTAGTAAGTCTTTTGGTTTGGTAAACTCTATTAAAGATGAGAAGGTTGATCATCAATCTTTTAGTATGAACTCAAGCCATCATAGAAGGGACTCATCTTTGGACAGCATCAAATCTGATGCTCTTCTTGTCCCACCAGATGAAATTGCATTTTCAGCTGAATCAATTGGGAGATCTAGCAATGCTGTTGCTCCGCTACCTCTTCCTCCTGGAAGGGTTGAGAGTATGCTTCCTTTGAAGCCTCCTCCCGGGAGGGTTGACAGTACGCCTCCTTTGAAGCCTCCTCCTGGGAGGGTTGAAAGTACGCTTCCTTTGAAGCTTCCTCCTGGAAGGGTTGATAGTACCCTTCCTCCTCCCCCTGGAAGGGCAGTTCCCCTTCCTCCTGAACCACCTGCTTCTCTCAGGTCTCCCAGTAGCAAGGCTGCTTCTCCTCCCGCTCCTCCACCACCTGGTGCACCCCCGCCTCCTCGTGCAGGAGCTTCTGATAGCATGGGTCCTCGTCCTCCTGGACCACCTCCTTCGCCACCTGCAGCTCCTGGTGCCAAATCTggtccacctccaccacctctAAAGGGTGGTCCAGCTCCTCCCCGACCACCACCACCATTGCCTGGGGGTGCAAAGGGTCCTCGTCCACCTCCTGGATTAAAGCGTCCACCTAATGCACCACCAGGTGAACGGGATGGTGCAGAGGATGGTGCCAATACTCCTAAAGCAAAGCTGAAGCCATTTTTCTGGGATAAAGTTCTAGCCAATCCTGATAGTTCAATGGTTTGGCATCAGATTAAAGCAGGATCATTCCA GTTCAATGAGGAGATGATAGAAACACTATTTGGATATGCACCAGCTGAAAGAGGCAGAACTGATCGCAAGAAAGAGTCTTCCTCCCAAGATACACCTCAGTATATTCAGATCCTTGATACCAAAAAGGCGCAAAATTTATCAATTCTTCTGCGGGCGCTGAATGTTACAATAGAAGAAGTCCGTGATGCTCTTAATGAAG GAAACGAGCTTCCTGTAGAACTCATACAGACTCTGTTGAAAATGGCCCCTACAGCAGATGAAGAACTGAAGCTCAGGCTGTACACTGGTGAACTTTCTCAACTTGGGAGTGCTGAACGGTTCCTGAAAGTGTTGGTTGACATTCCGTTTGCTTATAAACGATTGGAATCACTGCTTTTCATGTGTACTCTACAGGAGGATGTTGCCGCTACTAAGGAATCCTTGGGAACCTTGGAG GTTGCTTGCAAGGAACTCAAAAGCAGTAGATTGTTCCTAAAGCTTCTAGAAGCGGTTCTTAAAACTGGCAACCGCATGAATGATGGAACATTCCGTGGCCGTGCTCTTGCATTTAAACTCGATACACTTTTGAAATTATCTGATGTAAAGGGAACAGATGGTAAGACCACACTGTTGCACTTTGTTGTTCAGGAGATAATCCGTACTGAAGGTGTGAGAGCTGCCCGAGCTGCAAGGGCGAGTCGAACATTCTCAAATATTAGTGTGCAAACTGAGGATCTCATTGATGATGACGTTATCCCTGAGACAGAATTTGACTATTGCAAAATGGGTCTTGAGGTGGTTTCGCGTTTGAGCAGTGAACTAGAAAATGTGAAGAAAGCAGCAGTTGTTGATGCTGATAACTTAACGGGAACTGTTGCCAAACTTGGGTATGCACTGCTAAAAAACCAAGATTTCCTGAACAAAGATCTGAAGAGTTTAGAGGAAGAAAGTGAGTTCCATGAAGTATTAAAAGGTTTTGTGCAGAATGCTGAGGGTGACATAATGAAGTTGCTGGAGGAAGAGAAGAGAATAATGGCTCTGGTAAAGAGCACTGGGGATTACTTCCATGGGAATGCAGGGAAGGATGAAGGCTTACGTCTGTTTGTTATTGTGCGGGACTTCTTGGTCATCTTAGATAAGGTGTGCAAACAGGTGAGGGACGCGCAAAAGAATTCAGAAAAATTACAGAAAAAAGAATCAACAACTTCAGACAAATCATTGAAGAAAGAATCATCAACTGCATCATGCCAATCCTCTGCAGAAAAATCATTGAATAAAGAATCATCAACTGCATCATGCCAATCCTCTGCAGAAAAATCATTGAATAAAGAATCATCAACTGCATCATGCCAATCCTCTGCAGAAAAATCATTGAATAAAGAATCAACTGCATCATGCCAATCCTCTGCAGAAAAATCATTGAATAAAGAATCATCAACTGCATCATGCCAATCCTCTGCAGAAAAATCAGTGAATAATGAATCAACTGCATCATGCCAACCCTCTCCAGAAGAATCATTGAATAAAGAATCATCATCAACTGCATTATGCCAATCCTCTGCAGAAAAATCATTGAATAAAGAATCATCAACTGCATCATGCCAATCCTCTCCAGAAAAATCATTGAATAAAGAATCATCAACTGCATCATGCCAATCCTCTCCAGAAAGTTCCTTGAATAAAGAATCATCAACTGCATCATGCCAATCCTCTCCAGAAAATTCCTTGAATAAAGAATCATCAACTGCATCATGCCAATCCTCTCCAGAAAAATCACTGGATAAAGAATCATCAACTGCTTCATGCCAATCCTCTCCAGAAAAATCACTGGATAAAGAATCATCAACTGCTTCATGCCAATCCTCTCAATCCTCTCCAGAAAAATCATTGAATAAAGAATCATCAACTGCATCATGCCAATCCTCTCCACTCCAACACGTGTCTCCTGATATTCGTTCACGATTATTTCCAGCAATTCAAGAGCGAAAGATTGAAAGTTCTAGTTCAGATGATGAGAGTGAATGA